The Zalophus californianus isolate mZalCal1 chromosome X, mZalCal1.pri.v2, whole genome shotgun sequence genome window below encodes:
- the LOC118356562 gene encoding olfactory receptor 3A3-like, whose product MELRHRRLEVLGANRSRCILFVEPLALTVPFPSPVEAEIAHWFLTSHAELRGPVRQELDVNVTVLTVLVLEYGQGRGWWPVARDDVSVRGSMQLGNETLVSQFLLGGLTDTEELRPLLFAVFLLVYIVAVVGNLGIVSLIVMDARLHSPLYFFFADLSLLGTAYISSTAPRLLAHLQAPVRTVPYRACLTQIFSLHFLAPWECFLLTAMAHDRYATICRPLHYLVLMGQRTCAGLASISCLLALANALTHTILAALLKFCGPRLITRFFCDLPPLIKLSCSSTWAHELALFFSSFVVALAPCALVVISYIHVVAAILRIRSAEGRGKAFSTCGAHITMVCVFYITSVLCYILPSSAYSGLWDRVLSVLYVVLTPMLNPIIYSMRNKEVKRALFQALGKESAS is encoded by the exons ATGGAGCTGCGGCACCGGCGGCTGGAGGTCCTGGGGGCCAACCGCTCTAGATGTATCCTATTCGTGGAGCCCCT CGCCCTCACCGTACCTTTCCCGTCGCCCGTGGAGGCGGAGATTGCCCACTGGTTCCTGACTTCACATGCTGAACTCCGAGGGCCAGTTCGGCAGGAGCTCGATGTGAACGTCACCGTCCTGACTGTGTTAGTTCTAGAATATGGTCAGGGGAGAGGGTGGTGGCCAGTGGCCAGGGACGAT GTTTCTGTGCGTGGTTCCATGCAGCTGGGGAATGAGACCCTGGTGTCCCAGTTTCTTCTGGGAGGGCTGACTGACACAGAGGAGCTGAGGCCCTTGCTCTTTGCGGTTTTTCTGCTGGTCTACATAGTGGCTGTGGTTGGGAACCTGGGCATTGTCAGCCTTATTGTAATGGACGCCCGACTTCACAGCCCCTTGTACTTCTTCTTCGCCGACCTTTCACTGCTGGGCACCGCCTATATCTCCAGCACAGCGCCCCGGCTGCTGGCACACCTGCAGGCACCAGTGCGGACCGTGCCCTATCGTGCTTGTCTTACCCAGATATTCTCTCTCCACTTCCTGGCTCCCTGGGAGTGCTTCCTGCTCACAGCCATGGCCCACGACCGCTATGCCACCATCTGCCGGCCACTGCACTACCTAGTCCTCATGGGCCAACGGACCTGCGCAGGACTGGCTTCAATCTCCTGCCTGCTTGCCTTGGCCAATGCGCTCACCCACACCATCCTTGCAGCTCTACTCAAGTTCTGTGGGCCTCGCCTTATCACCCGCTTCTTCTGTGACCTCCCTCCTCTGATCAAACTCTCTTGCTCAAGCACGTGGGCCCATGAACTTGCCCTGTTCTTCTCCAGCTTTGTGGTGGCTCTTGCACCCTGTGCCCTGGTTGTGATCTCTTACATACACGTCGTGGCTGCTATTCTCAGGATTCGCTCCGCTGAGGGCCGAGGAAAAGCCTTCTCCACCTGTGGTGCTCACATCACTATGGTGTGCGTTTTCTACATCACTTCAGTCCTCTGCTACATCCTCCCCAGCTCGGCATACTCTGGCTTGTGGGACCGGGTGCTCTCTGTGCTCTACGTGGTCCTCACTCCCATGCTCAACCCCATCATCTACAGCATGCGAAACAAGGAGGTGAAGAGGGCTTTGTTCCAGGCCCTTGggaaagaaagtgcctcctag